From a region of the Primulina eburnea isolate SZY01 chromosome 7, ASM2296580v1, whole genome shotgun sequence genome:
- the LOC140836141 gene encoding glycosyltransferase BC10-like: MFDHIELSKRMRRYIKDGRYQVAMTIMFGVFLTFLVLVLVMIVNDHFKKFILYENLQNSPLNAFLPFYMSNISKLNSNHRCFSSNHPRFNDSNTTYDLRFEWFSPKDIWHSMSDQELMWRASMVPHLIEYPFNRVPKVAFMFLTKGRLPLGPLWEMFFKGHEGLFTIYIHTSPEFGREPPESSVFYKRRIPSKEVQWGNITMIDAERRLLANALLDLLNERFVLLSETCIPLFNFTTIYNHLINSNHSFLNSFDDTRRIGRGRYNPRMSPAITLPYWRKGSQWFEASRKLAINIISDVTYYPIFRNHCMPPCYVDEHYFPTLVNIICPNLTSNRTVTWTDWSRGGSHPMTFNRNDVTEEFLERIRYGSNCTYNGEMSNVCFLFARKFHPSTLRPLLRIAPKLFGFNV; the protein is encoded by the exons ATGTTCGATCATATAGAACTCTCTAAAAGAATGCGAAGGTACATCAAAGATGGAAGATACCAAGTCGCTATGACGATAATGTTCGGCGTATTCCTAACCTTTCTTGTCCTAGTTCTTGTTATGATCGTGAATGACCATTTCAAGAAGTTCATTCTATACGAAAACCTACAAAATTCGCCTCTCAATGCATTTCTTCCCTTCTATAtgtcaaatatatcaaaactgaATTCGAACCATCGTTGTTTTTCCTCGAACCATCCTCGATTCAATGATTCGAACACGACCTATGACTTGAGATTCGAATGGTTTTCTCCTAAGGATATTTGGCATTCCATGAGTGATCAAGAATTAATGTGGCGAGCATCGATGGTTCCACATTTAATTGAGTATCCTTTTAATAGGGTACCTAAGGTTGCTTTCATGTTTTTAACTAAGGGGAGATTACCCTTGGGGCCCCTTTGGGAGATGTTCTTTAAAGGGCATGAAGGTCTTTTCACAATCTATATCCATACTTCACCGGAGTTTGGTCGCGAGCCGCCGGAGTCATCGGTCTTTTACAAGCGTAGAATACCTTCCAAG GAAGTTCAATGGGGAAACATAACCATGATCGACGCTGAAAGACGCCTTCTAGCAAATGCGCTACTCGACTTGTTAAACGAGAGATTCGTCCTCTTATCAGAAACATGCATACCTTTATTCAACTTCACCACCATCTACAACCACTTAATAAACTCCAACCATAGCTTTCTCAACTCCTTCGACGACACACGAAGAATCGGTCGAGGCCGATATAACCCTAGAATGTCACCCGCGATAACGTTACCCTATTGGCGAAAAGGGTCTCAATGGTTCGAAGCCAGCAGAAAACTAGCAATAAATATTATTTCGGATGTCACATATTACCCTATTTTTCGGAACCATTGCATGCCACCATGTTATGTGGATGAACATTATTTTCCTACCTTGGTCAATATAATCTGTCCGAATTTAACGTCGAATAGGACGGTTACGTGGACGGATTGGTCGAGAGGTGGTTCGCATCCTATGACATTTAATAGAAATGATGTTACCGAAGAGTTTCTTGAACGTATAAGATATGGCTCGAATTGCACATACAATGGTGAAATGAGCAATGTTTGTTTCCTTTTTGCAAGAAAGTTTCATCCTAGTACTTTACGACCTTTGCTTAGGATTGCCCCAaagctttttgggtttaatgTTTGA